One Chloroflexaceae bacterium DNA window includes the following coding sequences:
- a CDS encoding radical SAM protein: MATERADLIVSGNDGRVVCLACQWRCALRPGDVGRCQVRVGGDKGINLPGYGLISAATIGPIEDYRLWHFLPDTLALAIGGWGYATVTDHSRGPYGALPDDPARRRKLDPERVASFALERLCRGVIWAYGEPAVNHEYVRALLQLSRAASRYTALITTGAMTIEALDQLGPYLDGISLDLRGFSDGSYARLGGLPAWREVLGIAERALRHWRVHIEVTTRIHHGVNDDPGEVRALVTWIKETLGEHTPWHVLPGDAGSETAASTTRARRIGHEVGLHFIYGAEPNQPTRCPICHQLLITRVNGLTSLVGLEGSVCTNCGYNAKLHLSIFKQR, from the coding sequence ATGGCGACGGAACGGGCCGATCTGATCGTTTCAGGCAACGATGGGAGGGTAGTTTGTCTGGCCTGTCAGTGGCGGTGCGCGCTACGCCCTGGCGATGTAGGGCGCTGTCAGGTGCGTGTTGGCGGCGATAAGGGCATCAATTTGCCGGGGTACGGTCTGATCAGCGCCGCAACCATCGGGCCGATCGAAGACTACCGGCTCTGGCACTTTCTGCCTGATACGCTGGCGCTGGCGATCGGGGGGTGGGGCTACGCGACGGTGACCGATCATAGCCGCGGCCCCTACGGCGCCCTGCCCGACGACCCCGCTCGGCGGCGCAAACTCGATCCCGAACGCGTCGCCTCATTCGCGCTGGAACGTCTCTGCCGGGGCGTCATCTGGGCCTACGGCGAACCCGCCGTCAATCACGAGTATGTTCGCGCACTGCTGCAACTCAGCCGCGCCGCCAGTCGCTACACGGCCCTCATCACCACCGGCGCGATGACCATCGAGGCCCTCGATCAACTGGGCCCTTACCTCGATGGCATCAGTCTCGACCTGCGCGGCTTTAGCGATGGGAGTTACGCGCGCCTGGGCGGACTGCCCGCCTGGCGCGAGGTGCTGGGCATCGCCGAACGGGCGCTGCGACATTGGCGCGTGCACATCGAGGTGACCACGCGCATCCATCACGGCGTCAACGATGATCCGGGCGAGGTGCGCGCCCTGGTTACGTGGATCAAAGAGACGCTGGGTGAACATACACCCTGGCACGTACTTCCTGGAGACGCCGGCAGCGAGACGGCCGCTTCGACCACGCGCGCCCGCAGGATCGGCCACGAAGTTGGCCTGCACTTCATCTACGGGGCCGAACCCAACCAGCCGACTCGCTGCCCGATATGCCATCAGTTGCTGATTACCCGTGTCAACGGCTTGACAAGTCTGGTCGGTCTCGAAGGTTCCGTCTGCACCAACTGCGGCTACAACGCGAAGCTGCACCTGTCAATCTTCAAGCAGCGGTGA
- a CDS encoding N-acetylmuramoyl-L-alanine amidase, with protein sequence MSCRYRRSATLAIVLLLVGALTLVLGRVTASSISAYEAGRPDRAVLIPPGVSTQPSPGPLGGEDAAYGYVSPATAAPRPFTHLLLRWEAAVPPEARLELEMRVSADGQQWSPWGAAGEDEDLWQAEDGAQARWSQIIAAGFEARFWQVRARFSPAPDGALPELRRVEVNTVDARFGPAEPLPEGPGEATVAQASRPPVVSRTAWGNPDGQGSRVPPAYYPVRHMIVHHTADSNTLSGNQQNWADRVRAIWSFHTFTRGWGDIGYNYLIDPNGVIYEGRAGGDDAVGFHDTGNYGSMGVALIGAYNTVAPSAAAVDSLVNLLAWKAEQKGIDPLGRSYYYGCAISRYCNPFVPGAMINHIAGHRTVTPGHTTCPGDRLDALLPTIRQRVRDRLSDAAWDNGDLTVDDRESGFERSNATWYRWPCGYDGNTTYTFGADNPAESANRGVWRPNLPEAGRYHVLVYVPRGCGLPQATARATYRIAAADRVYEVSINQDTAEEWVSLGTYQFSAGRQGYVELGDLTGEPLIRQRVVYFDAVRWIKEDPAAARVELLNVRYDRLRLSAGELLKVTFTIRNSGATPVESQAPEADRAADGRYNLNEGYVYEEGECFLGTPGQAYPIYPKEFGRIRLTLGPVEAERQPRCAGDTGGYPWRWGINGRLMPGETREVVGYLRLRTPGDFRLRAGLINEYVGYFARDAAIMPLSVTPERQPPALAAYDELLRPLARLYREGGTPANFLARTADGSALARGALLGSFVWHGLPSDDLEAVSGIGVGADERLVLEQTRVFVAPVAGDYTFRLSSDDSAWLWIDGQLVASVSGQQDETAVEQTVNLPAGRHVLAFRSLERGGGRTAGYAVRAPNQTQFGSPLDGLAGAGATLTERLGNTFRRLDGLTLAADDLGGSGVASLLVSVNDGPWQERTGSITTLGGLPDGRHQVRYVAVDRAGNRSEERVLSFRVDSSLALRQVYLPFAGRP encoded by the coding sequence ATGTCTTGCCGTTATCGCCGCTCCGCCACGCTTGCCATAGTGTTGCTCCTGGTCGGTGCGTTGACCCTGGTTCTCGGAAGGGTGACAGCCAGTTCCATCTCCGCCTACGAAGCCGGCCGCCCCGACCGGGCCGTGTTGATCCCGCCCGGCGTTTCCACGCAGCCCTCTCCAGGGCCGCTTGGCGGGGAAGACGCGGCCTATGGTTACGTCTCGCCCGCGACCGCCGCGCCGCGGCCCTTTACCCACCTGCTGCTGCGCTGGGAGGCCGCCGTGCCGCCCGAGGCGCGCCTGGAACTGGAGATGCGCGTCTCCGCCGACGGGCAGCAGTGGTCCCCCTGGGGCGCGGCAGGTGAAGATGAGGATCTCTGGCAGGCCGAGGACGGTGCGCAGGCGCGCTGGAGTCAGATCATCGCCGCGGGTTTCGAAGCGCGCTTCTGGCAGGTCCGCGCGCGCTTCAGCCCCGCGCCTGACGGCGCTCTGCCCGAACTGCGGCGGGTCGAGGTCAACACGGTTGATGCCCGCTTTGGACCAGCCGAGCCGTTGCCGGAAGGGCCAGGTGAGGCAACCGTCGCCCAGGCGAGCCGCCCGCCGGTGGTGAGTCGCACCGCCTGGGGCAACCCGGATGGGCAGGGCAGCCGTGTGCCCCCTGCCTACTACCCTGTGCGCCATATGATCGTGCACCACACCGCCGACTCGAACACTCTGTCCGGGAACCAGCAGAACTGGGCCGATCGGGTGCGGGCGATCTGGTCCTTTCATACCTTTACCCGTGGCTGGGGCGACATTGGCTATAACTATCTGATCGATCCCAATGGCGTCATCTACGAAGGGCGGGCAGGCGGCGACGATGCGGTGGGCTTCCACGACACCGGCAACTATGGCTCGATGGGCGTGGCGCTGATCGGCGCCTACAACACCGTAGCCCCTTCCGCCGCCGCTGTGGATAGCCTGGTGAACCTCCTGGCGTGGAAGGCCGAGCAGAAGGGCATTGATCCCCTCGGTCGCTCCTACTACTACGGATGCGCCATCTCTCGCTATTGCAACCCCTTCGTCCCTGGCGCGATGATCAATCACATCGCTGGTCATCGCACCGTTACCCCGGGCCATACGACCTGTCCCGGCGATCGGCTGGACGCGTTGTTGCCGACGATCCGCCAGCGGGTGCGCGACCGGCTGAGCGACGCCGCCTGGGACAATGGCGATCTGACCGTGGACGACCGCGAGAGCGGCTTCGAGCGCAGCAATGCGACCTGGTACCGGTGGCCCTGTGGCTATGATGGTAATACCACCTACACCTTCGGCGCCGACAATCCGGCCGAAAGCGCCAATCGGGGGGTCTGGCGCCCGAACCTGCCCGAGGCCGGGCGCTACCACGTGCTGGTCTACGTTCCACGAGGGTGCGGGCTGCCCCAGGCGACTGCCCGTGCCACCTATCGCATAGCCGCTGCCGACCGGGTGTATGAAGTGAGCATTAACCAGGACACTGCGGAGGAGTGGGTCTCGCTGGGCACGTATCAGTTCTCCGCGGGCCGCCAGGGCTATGTCGAGCTTGGCGACCTGACCGGGGAACCGCTCATCCGCCAGCGGGTGGTCTATTTCGATGCCGTCCGCTGGATCAAAGAGGACCCTGCGGCGGCGCGGGTTGAACTCCTGAATGTGCGCTACGACCGGCTGAGGCTCTCCGCGGGTGAACTGCTCAAGGTCACTTTTACCATCCGCAATAGCGGCGCGACGCCGGTGGAGAGCCAGGCCCCTGAGGCGGATCGCGCCGCCGATGGGCGCTACAACCTCAACGAAGGCTACGTCTATGAAGAGGGCGAGTGCTTCCTGGGAACGCCGGGGCAGGCTTACCCTATCTATCCGAAGGAATTTGGACGCATCCGTCTGACGCTTGGCCCCGTCGAGGCGGAGCGGCAACCCCGGTGCGCTGGCGACACCGGCGGCTACCCGTGGCGCTGGGGCATCAACGGCCGGCTGATGCCAGGTGAAACCCGCGAGGTCGTGGGCTACCTGCGCCTGCGCACTCCGGGAGACTTCCGCTTGCGCGCCGGGCTGATCAACGAATACGTCGGCTATTTCGCTCGCGACGCGGCCATAATGCCGCTGAGCGTCACCCCGGAGCGCCAACCGCCTGCGCTGGCGGCCTATGATGAGTTGCTGCGCCCGCTGGCCCGACTGTACCGCGAGGGCGGAACGCCGGCCAATTTTCTGGCCCGTACCGCCGACGGCTCGGCGCTCGCCCGGGGCGCCTTGCTGGGCAGTTTCGTCTGGCACGGTCTTCCCAGCGACGATCTCGAAGCCGTGTCAGGGATCGGCGTAGGGGCGGATGAGCGCCTGGTCCTTGAACAGACGCGCGTCTTTGTCGCCCCGGTGGCGGGCGACTACACCTTCCGGCTCAGCAGCGACGATAGCGCCTGGCTGTGGATTGACGGCCAACTGGTGGCCAGCGTAAGCGGGCAGCAAGACGAGACCGCCGTGGAGCAAACGGTGAACCTGCCCGCCGGGCGGCACGTGCTGGCATTCCGTTCGCTGGAGCGGGGAGGCGGGCGCACGGCCGGTTATGCCGTGCGCGCCCCGAACCAGACGCAGTTCGGCTCGCCCCTCGATGGGTTAGCCGGTGCGGGCGCCACGCTCACCGAGCGTCTGGGCAACACCTTTCGGCGGCTTGACGGACTGACCCTTGCTGCGGACGACCTGGGCGGCAGCGGCGTCGCGAGCCTGCTGGTATCGGTGAACGATGGCCCCTGGCAGGAGCGAACCGGTTCCATTACCACGCTTGGCGGTCTGCCCGATGGCCGGCATCAGGTGCGCTACGTGGCCGTGGATCGGGCTGGGAACCGTTCTGAGGAACGGGTCCTGAGCTTCCGTGTTGACTCAAGCCTGGCGTTGCGGCAGGTCTATTTGCCGTTCGCCGGGCGGCCATAG